Proteins encoded by one window of Nicotiana tabacum cultivar K326 chromosome 10, ASM71507v2, whole genome shotgun sequence:
- the LOC142164570 gene encoding uncharacterized protein LOC142164570 isoform X3, translating into MFSLLGKRWANKRFQDFSCTIFVRITLSFASLFILSLFVFLVVAKFPADHFWATSSLYKAGFPKQTALTIRESYALLEKAASHQLCATTSRDNYKYASNRFARIFRVSITTTLHFQSWS; encoded by the exons ATGTTTTCGCTTTTGGGTAAACGTTGGGCAAATaaaagatttcaagatttctcatGTACAATCTTCGTTCGGATTACACTTTCTTTCGCCTCTCTGTTTATACTTTCGCTCTtcgtttttcttgttgttgccaAATTTCCAGCTGACCACTTTTGG GCAACATCATCTTTATACAAAGCAGGATTCCCAAAACAAACTGCTCTTACCATACGAGAATCTTATGCTCTTCTTGAAAAAG CTGCTAGCCATCAACTTTGTGCAACTACATCCCGCGATAATTACAAGTATGCGTCTAACAGATTCGCAA GAATATTCCGTGTTTCAATTACCACTACCTTGCATTTCCAGAGCTGGAGTTAA
- the LOC142164570 gene encoding uncharacterized protein LOC142164570 isoform X1 translates to MFSLLGKRWANKRFQDFSCTIFVRITLSFASLFILSLFVFLVVAKFPADHFWATSSLYKAGFPKQTALTIRESYALLEKAASHQLCATTSRDNYKNIPCFNYHYLAFPELELRVSVPKAGSMKLFMLLDVWYVEDEIGSKVKIICVFYTLQEWSHDYLISGYIKV, encoded by the exons ATGTTTTCGCTTTTGGGTAAACGTTGGGCAAATaaaagatttcaagatttctcatGTACAATCTTCGTTCGGATTACACTTTCTTTCGCCTCTCTGTTTATACTTTCGCTCTtcgtttttcttgttgttgccaAATTTCCAGCTGACCACTTTTGG GCAACATCATCTTTATACAAAGCAGGATTCCCAAAACAAACTGCTCTTACCATACGAGAATCTTATGCTCTTCTTGAAAAAG CTGCTAGCCATCAACTTTGTGCAACTACATCCCGCGATAATTACAA GAATATTCCGTGTTTCAATTACCACTACCTTGCATTTCCAGAGCTGGAGTTAAGAGTGTCTGTGCCCAAAGCAGGGTCGATGAAATTATTTATGCTGCTTGATGTTTG gtacgttgAAGACGAAATTGGGAGCAAAGTAAAAATTAtatgtgtattttatacactACAAGAATGGAGTCATGATTATTTAATTAGTGGATATATTAAGGTTTAA
- the LOC142164570 gene encoding uncharacterized protein LOC142164570 isoform X2, giving the protein MFSLLGKRWANKRFQDFSCTIFVRITLSFASLFILSLFVFLVVAKFPADHFWATSSLYKAGFPKQTALTIRESYALLEKAASHQLCATTSRDNYKNIPCFNYHYLAFPELELRVSVPKAGYVEDEIGSKVKIICVFYTLQEWSHDYLISGYIKV; this is encoded by the exons ATGTTTTCGCTTTTGGGTAAACGTTGGGCAAATaaaagatttcaagatttctcatGTACAATCTTCGTTCGGATTACACTTTCTTTCGCCTCTCTGTTTATACTTTCGCTCTtcgtttttcttgttgttgccaAATTTCCAGCTGACCACTTTTGG GCAACATCATCTTTATACAAAGCAGGATTCCCAAAACAAACTGCTCTTACCATACGAGAATCTTATGCTCTTCTTGAAAAAG CTGCTAGCCATCAACTTTGTGCAACTACATCCCGCGATAATTACAA GAATATTCCGTGTTTCAATTACCACTACCTTGCATTTCCAGAGCTGGAGTTAAGAGTGTCTGTGCCCAAAGCAGG gtacgttgAAGACGAAATTGGGAGCAAAGTAAAAATTAtatgtgtattttatacactACAAGAATGGAGTCATGATTATTTAATTAGTGGATATATTAAGGTTTAA